One window of Bacteroides sp. AN502(2024) genomic DNA carries:
- a CDS encoding lysophospholipid acyltransferase family protein, which yields MKILYYIYQICIALPILLVLTILTAIVTIVGSLLGGAHFWGYYPGKIWSQLICLFLLIPVRIEGREKLHDKTSYIFVPNHQGAFDIFLIYGFIGRNFKWMMKKSLRKLPFVGKACESAGHIFVDRSGPKKVLETIRQAKDSLKDGVSLVVFPEGARTFTGHMGYFKKGAFQLADDLQLAVVPVTIDGSFEILPRTGKWIHRHRMILTIHTPIPPKGKGMENIKATMEEAYVAVESALPEQYKGMVKNEDQN from the coding sequence ATGAAGATTCTGTATTATATTTATCAGATTTGCATCGCTTTACCTATTTTATTAGTGCTGACCATCCTCACGGCAATCGTCACTATTGTAGGTTCTCTCTTGGGAGGAGCCCATTTCTGGGGATATTATCCGGGAAAAATATGGTCACAATTAATTTGCCTGTTCCTATTGATTCCCGTGAGAATTGAAGGACGTGAAAAGTTGCATGACAAAACGTCCTATATTTTCGTACCTAACCATCAGGGAGCATTCGACATTTTCCTTATTTATGGCTTCATCGGAAGAAATTTTAAGTGGATGATGAAAAAAAGCCTGCGCAAACTGCCGTTCGTAGGAAAAGCTTGTGAAAGTGCAGGACATATCTTTGTAGACAGAAGCGGTCCTAAAAAAGTGTTAGAAACGATCCGACAGGCAAAAGACTCATTGAAAGACGGAGTTTCTCTCGTTGTCTTTCCCGAAGGAGCACGCACATTTACAGGACACATGGGATACTTTAAAAAAGGAGCTTTCCAGCTGGCAGATGATTTACAGCTGGCGGTTGTACCCGTCACGATTGACGGTTCATTCGAAATCCTGCCACGCACAGGCAAATGGATACATCGACATCGCATGATTCTGACGATTCATACCCCTATTCCTCCCAAAGGGAAAGGGATGGAAAATATCAAAGCAACCATGGAAGAAGCGTATGTTGCAGTTGAGAGTGCCCTGCCGGAACAATACAAGGGAATGGTGAAAAATGAGGATCAAAACTGA